Proteins from a single region of Antechinus flavipes isolate AdamAnt ecotype Samford, QLD, Australia chromosome 2, AdamAnt_v2, whole genome shotgun sequence:
- the RAB27A gene encoding ras-related protein Rab-27A has protein sequence MSDGDYDYLIKFLALGDSGVGKTSLLYQYTDGKFNSKFITTVGIDFREKRVVYRANGPDGAIGRGQRIHLQLWDTAGQERFRSLTTAFFRDAMGFLLLFDLTNEQSFLNVRNWISQLQMHAYCESPDVVLCGNKSDLVDQRVVKEEDAREVAEKYGIPYFETSAANGTNISKAIEMLLDLIMKRMERCVDKSWIPEGVVRSNGHNSTEHLNENKEKGGCGC, from the exons ATGTCTGATGGAGACTATGATTATCTCATCAAGTTTTTAGCCTTGGGTGattctggagttgggaagaccagCTTACTTTACCAGTATACAGATGGCAAATTTAACTCCAAATTTATCACAACAGTAGGCATTGATTTCCGGGAAAAGAGAGTG GTCTATAGGGCCAATGGGCCAGATGGAGCAATTGGCAGAGGCCAGAGAATCCACTTGCAGTTATGGGACACAGCAGGGCAAGAGAG ATTTCGTAGCCTGACTACTGCATTTTTCAGAGACGCTATgggttttcttctcctttttgatctgaccaATGAGCAAAGTTTTCTCAATGTCCGAAACTGGATAA GCCAACTCCAAATGCATGCATATTGTGAAAGCCCAGATGTAGTGCTCTGTGGTAATAAAAGTGATCTGGTGGATCAGAGAGTAGTAAAAGAAGAGGATGCTAGGGAAGTTGCTGAAAAATATGG AATCCCATACTTTGAAACCAGTGCTGCCAATGGCACCAACATAAGCAAGGCAATTGAAATGCTCCTGGATCTAATAATGAAACGAATGGAACGATGTGTGGACAAGTCCTGGATCCCGGAGGGAGTAGTGCGATCTAATGGCCACAACTCTACTGAGcacttaaatgaaaataaagaaaagggtgGATGTGGCTGCTAA